From Drosophila subpulchrella strain 33 F10 #4 breed RU33 unplaced genomic scaffold, RU_Dsub_v1.1 Primary Assembly Seq354, whole genome shotgun sequence, the proteins below share one genomic window:
- the LOC119559958 gene encoding melanoma-associated antigen B16, which translates to MASTSRASRSQNASLSQATQQPIREVDDKVRAILNYILDHTAQKIPIKDKDLVPAAGDRNELKKRLPLVTELLAKRFGILLTPLDAGSKTFVCIAEEPVASIYELTPAQRPQFSLLYIVLMYIFLRGNRIEDSKLYGMLEMLNIQDEEHGYFGANPRKTVDETFVKQQYLKRERSQLSAYDDPKTFFLWGPRAKAEFSYEQIVQFASKLLNQHPKIFDHHLTMSQEGVHAEQ; encoded by the coding sequence ATGGCCAGCACTTCTCGTGCATCGAGAAGCCAGAATGCCAGTCTCTCGCAGGCAACCCAACAACCTATTCGAGAGGTGGACGACAAAGTACGCGCCATTTTAAACTACATCCTCGATCACACTGCCCAAAAGATTCCTATCAAGGACAAGGATTTGGTGCCGGCGGCTGGCGATAGGAACGAACTAAAGAAGCGTCTGCCGCTGGTCACTGAACTGCTGGCCAAGCGATTCGGTATTTTGTTAACCCCCCTGGATGCGGGCTCAAAGACGTTCGTTTGCATTGCGGAGGAGCCGGTGGCCTCCATATACGAGCTCACCCCGGCACAAAGACCCCAGTTCTCGCTGCTGTACATCGTCCTCATGTATATCTTCCTGCGCGGCAACCGCATCGAGGACTCGAAGCTGTATGGCATGTTGGAGATGCTGAATATCCAGGACGAAGAGCACGGCTACTTCGGAGCCAATCCGCGCAAGACGGTCGACGAGACGTTCGTAAAGCAGCAGTACCTGAAACGGGAGCGCTCCCAGCTTAGCGCCTACGACGACCCCAAGACATTCTTCCTCTGGGGACCGCGCGCCAAGGCTGAGTTCTCCTACGAGCAGATCGTGCAGTTCGCCTCAAAGCTGCTCAATCAGCATCCCAAGATTTTCGATCACCACCTGACTATGTCCCAGGAGGGGGTACATGCGGAGCAGTAG
- the LOC119559943 gene encoding uncharacterized protein LOC119559943 isoform X1, with translation METPVEEHGMDLTKVSVVRSAKGVDMLCVDDYLYHFDRIGRNNTYRWLCNRRKDKATPCKSRICTVLPDPLDKTRHVVVDVVLAHIHPRCSDHEVNKVAQRKRLSVMMMNDAYSTTQPKRARQYERANAGMNPPEFIYGGIDTSAVEASFQLDFEDKDRVYMLRRRDGRVMVCIDGHLYYLAGKSYKGDIFRWTCVRKRDIECTARICTEATLAGAHRLHAVDSDAHIHPHYSAAKLMHMFSKHQIVLVEDEQTSDVLAECPNLEYFDPENTFHSSQRCDDLESIIIEECEDNYDVYVRTEEGHGEEVQGDEEIEGQEEDDENLLVDPKLDHNRKWPLAFDVIANYLPQPGYNPLTETDLTKFTFLPSAKGRKVLCLSQHLYHFDSQSRSNGHMFFTCINRRDKVNTCHVRITLDPAEDGPVVIRINGEHTHNPDMKEIARRLKQQVKLNQENPQKQPKSEHGEDISFESDEGSASQGTETYETGQSVDESYEHIDTSNVVMKKVISIDGAIKMEPESKANMIVQYLKDGADNISAKIEILPDALEELDPQSHAAYASTPLPKVRQPEITNIRRRRDVVEPTKGAQPDMDLTKICTLRSAKGHELLCVDGYIYHAKNRGVISRNYWVCIKSRDPDINCKSRISTATQKDGSIRVLRVYNSHSHPFSEDDIKRRLYNEINKKNNKNLKFRPLHFIGKSLEQIQQEYGDLAIERLNVSNISSDIVVHKKPRVPGSHNSSSAALSVSHKVEPHNDDEDVVIDEEEFQDQEEGEEMALDGDHQYVEMDNTDGIIEVVEEVADDIDAYGSIEPIYTMKLYAVSDGPPSLAVRMTLKALDIQYQLINVDFCSLEHRSEDYSKMNPQKEIPVLDDDGFYLSESIAIMQYLCDKYAPDSSLYPQEVNTRAIINQRLCFNMGFYYAPISAHSMAPIFFDYERTPMSLKKVQNALEVFETYLERLGTKYAAGDNITIADFALISATICLEAINFDLMQYPLVYKWYETFKEEYPQLWEIANSGMQEISAFEQNPPDLSQMDHPFHPTRKAKA, from the exons ATGGAGACGCCTGTCGAGGAGCACGGCATGGACCTGACCAAGGTGTCCGTGGTGCGGTCCGCCAAGGGCGTGGATATGCTCTGTGTGGACGACTATCTGTACCACTTCGACCGCATCGGGCGCAACAACACCTACCGATGGCTGTGCAACAGACGAAAGGACAAGGCGACCCCCTGCAAGTCCCGCATCTGCACCGTGCTGCCCGATCCGCTGGACAAGACGCGCCACGTCGTCGTGGACGTGGTCCTCGCCCACATCCATCCGCGCTGCAGCGATCATGAGGTCAACAAGGTGGCCCAGCGCAAGCGGCTCTCCGTGATGATGATGAACGACGCATACAGCACCACCCAGCCGAAGAGAGCCCGCCAGTACGAGCGCGCCAACGCCGGCATGAATCCGCCGGAGTTCATCTACGGAGGCATCGACACCTCCGCCGTGGAGGCCTCCTTTCAGTTGGACTTTGAG GACAAGGACCGCGTGTACATGCTGCGACGCCGCGATGGCCGTGTCATGGTCTGCATCGACGGGCATCTGTACTACCTGGCTGGAAAGTCGTACAAGGGTGACATCTTCCGATGGACCTGTGTGCGCAAGCGTGACATCGAGTGCACGGCTAGGATCTGCACGGAGGCGACTTTGGCAGGAGCACATCGACTGCACGCCGTCGACTCCGATGCTCATATTCATCCGCACTACTCGGCTGCCAAGCTGATGCATATGTTTTCCAAGCACCAGATCGTTCTGGTAGAGGACGAACAGACCTCGGATGTGCTGGCAGAATGCCCCAATCTGGAATACTTCGATCCGGAAAACACTTTCCATTCATCCCAGCGGTGCGATGATTTGGAATCCATAATTATCGAGGAGTGCGAGGATAACTACGATGTGTATGTAAGGACGGAAGAAGGCCATGGCGAAGAGGTTCAAGGCGATGAAGAGATCGAGGGTCAGGAAGAGGACGACGAGAATTTGCTGGTGGACCCAAAACTGGACCACAACAGAAAGTGGCCACTGGCATTTGATGTAATTGCCAACTATCTCCCTCAGCCGGGCTATAATCCGCTCACGGAGACGGACTTGACCAAGTTCACATTTCTTCCCTCGGCAAAGGGTCGGAAAGTACTGTGCTTGAGTCAGCACCTATATCACTTTGACTCCCAGAGCAGGTCCAATGGACACATGTTCTTTACTTGCATAAACCGACGTGACAAGGTCAACACTTGTCACGTCCGCATTACCCTGGATCCGGCTGAGGACGGACCAGTAGTAATTCGAATCAACGGGGAGCATACACACAATCCAGATATGAAAGAAATTGCTCGGCGGCTCAAGCAGCAGGTCAAGCTCAACCAGGAGAATCCGCAAAAGCAGCCAAAGAGCGAACATGGAGAAGATATCAGTTTCGAAAGCGACGAGGGGTCGGCCAGCCAGGGTACAGAGACCTATGAAACGGGACAGAGCGTTGACGAGAGCTACGAGCACATCGACACAAGCAATGTAGTGATGAAGAAGGTGATAAGCATCGATGGTGCCATCAAAATGGAACCCGAATCCAAGGCGAACATGATTGTGCAGTACCTCAAGGATGGAGCGGACAACATAAGCGCCAAGATCGAGATATTGCCAGACGCGCTGGAGGAGCTCGACCCTCAATCTCACGCTGCTTACGCCTCCACGCCCTTGCCAAAAGTTCGACAGCCCGAGATCACAAACATCCGCCGGCGACGCGATGTGGTAGAGCCGACAAAGGGTGCGCAGCCGGATATGGACCTTACCAAGATTTGTACCCTAAGGTCTGCTAAGGGCCATGAACTCCTGTGCGTTGATGGCTATATTTACCATGCCAAGAATCGAGGCGTAATCTCACGCAACTACTGGGTGTGCATCAAGAGCCGTGATCCGGACATCAATTGCAAGAGTCGCATCTCGACAGCCACCCAAAAGGATGGCTCCATTCGTGTACTTCGAGTGTACAACAGTCACAGCCATCCCTTCAGCGAGGATGACATCAAGCGAAGATTGTACAACGAGATTAACAAGAAGAATAACAAGAATCTAAAGTTTAGACCGCTCCACTTTATAGGAAAATCGCTGGAACAGATTCAGCAGGAGTATGGTGATTTGGCCATTGAGCGACTCAATGTGTCTAACATAAGCAGCGACATAGTGGTGCACAAGAAACCACGAGTGCCGGGCAGTCATAATAGCAGCTCCGCAGCATTATCCGTTTCGCACAAAGTTGAGCCTCATAATGATGATGAGGACGTTGTCATTGATGAGGAAGAGTTTCAGGATCAAGAGGAGGGCGAAGAAATGGCCCTCGATGGCGATCATCAATACGTTGAGATGGACAACACAGACGGCATTATTGAGGTCGTGGAGGAAGTAGCTGATGATATCGACGCCTACGGTTCTATTGA ACCAATATACACCATGAAACTGTACGCCGTATCCGATGGGCCGCCTTCCCTGGCTGTTCGTATGACCCTGAAGGCCTTGGATATTCAATATCAACTAATCAATGTGGACTTTTGCTCTTTGGAACATCGTTCTGAGGATTATTCGAAG ATGAATCCACAAAAGGAGATTCCCGTGCTGGACGACGATGGTTTCTACTTATCAGAGAGCATTGCCATTATGCAATATCTTTGCGACAAATACGCGCCGGACTCGTCACTGTACCCACAGGAGGTCAACACGAGAGCGATAATTAATCAGCGACTTTGCTTTAACATGGGATTCTACTACGCCCCCATTTCAGCCCACAGCATGGCACCCATCTTCTTTGACTACGAACGTACGCCCATGTCGCTAAAGAAGGTGCAGAACGCACTTGAGGTGTTCGAAACATATTTGGAGCGTCTGGGCACTAAATACGCGGCCGGCGATAATATTACCATTGCAGATTTCGCCCTTATTTCCGCCACGATTTGTTTGGAGGCAATTAACTTTGATTTGATGCAGTATCCGTTGGTGTACAAGTGGTACGAAACCTTCAAGGAGGAATACCCGCAGCTGTGGGAGATCGCTAACAGCGGCATGCAGGAAATTAGTGCATTCGAGCAGAATCCTCCTGACTTGTCCCAAATGGATCACCCATTCCACCCGACGCGCAAGGCTAAAGCCTGA
- the LOC119559943 gene encoding glutathione S-transferase 1-1 isoform X2 — protein MKLYAVSDGPPSLAVRMTLKALDIQYQLINVDFCSLEHRSEDYSKMNPQKEIPVLDDDGFYLSESIAIMQYLCDKYAPDSSLYPQEVNTRAIINQRLCFNMGFYYAPISAHSMAPIFFDYERTPMSLKKVQNALEVFETYLERLGTKYAAGDNITIADFALISATICLEAINFDLMQYPLVYKWYETFKEEYPQLWEIANSGMQEISAFEQNPPDLSQMDHPFHPTRKAKA, from the exons ATGAAACTGTACGCCGTATCCGATGGGCCGCCTTCCCTGGCTGTTCGTATGACCCTGAAGGCCTTGGATATTCAATATCAACTAATCAATGTGGACTTTTGCTCTTTGGAACATCGTTCTGAGGATTATTCGAAG ATGAATCCACAAAAGGAGATTCCCGTGCTGGACGACGATGGTTTCTACTTATCAGAGAGCATTGCCATTATGCAATATCTTTGCGACAAATACGCGCCGGACTCGTCACTGTACCCACAGGAGGTCAACACGAGAGCGATAATTAATCAGCGACTTTGCTTTAACATGGGATTCTACTACGCCCCCATTTCAGCCCACAGCATGGCACCCATCTTCTTTGACTACGAACGTACGCCCATGTCGCTAAAGAAGGTGCAGAACGCACTTGAGGTGTTCGAAACATATTTGGAGCGTCTGGGCACTAAATACGCGGCCGGCGATAATATTACCATTGCAGATTTCGCCCTTATTTCCGCCACGATTTGTTTGGAGGCAATTAACTTTGATTTGATGCAGTATCCGTTGGTGTACAAGTGGTACGAAACCTTCAAGGAGGAATACCCGCAGCTGTGGGAGATCGCTAACAGCGGCATGCAGGAAATTAGTGCATTCGAGCAGAATCCTCCTGACTTGTCCCAAATGGATCACCCATTCCACCCGACGCGCAAGGCTAAAGCCTGA
- the LOC119559952 gene encoding GPN-loop GTPase 3, with protein sequence MRYAQIIVGPAGSGKSTYCSLMQQHAMDSKRNIQVVNLDPAAEHFNYNPLADIRELIHLDDVMEDEELHYGPNGGLIFCLEFLIENQEWLKNQLCGGEDELMVGEPDDDYILFDMPGQIELFTHLKMGKQLVQLLESWNFRTCVVFCLDSQFMVDGAKFISGTMAALSVMANMEQPHVNVLTKVDLLSSEARKQLEMYLEPDAHSLMGELTIGTGFGEKYGKLTEAIGSLIEDFSLVRFFPLDSQDEESVGDLLLQIDSILQYGEDADVNVKDFDEPEEADPDI encoded by the exons ATGCGGTACGCACAGATAATTGTTGGTCCTGCTGGCAGTGGCAAG TCTACGTACTGCAGCTTAATGCAGCAACATGCCATGGACTCCAAGCGAAACATCCAGGTCGTGAACCTCGATCCGGCGGCGGAGCACTTTAACTACAACCCACTGGCGGATATTCGCGAGCTTATCCACCTGGACGATGTCATGGAGGACGAGGAGCTGCACTACGGACCAAATGGGGGCCTGATTTTCTGTTTGGAGTTCTTGATCGAAAACCAGGAATGGCTGAAGAACCAGCTGTGCGGCGGCGAAGATGAATTAATGGTGGGCGAGCCCGATGACGACTACATCCTGTTCGACATGCCCGGTCAAATAGAACTATTCACTCACCTGAAGATGGGCAAGCAGCTGGTGCAGCTGCTAGAGTCCTGGAACTTCCGCACCTGCGTCGTCTTCTGCTTGGACTCACAGTTCATGGTGGACGGGGCCAAGTTTATATCCGGGACCATGGCGGCACTCAGTGTGATGGCCAACATGGAGCAGCCGCACGTCAATGTGCTGACCAAAGTAGATCTGCTGAGCAGCGAGGCGCGGAAGCAGCTGGAGATGTACCTGGAGCCAGATGCGCACAGTCTGATGGGGGAGCTGACCATAGGCACAGGTTTCGGCGAGAAGTACGGCAAACTGACGGAGGCCATCGGTTCGCTGATCGAGGATTTCAG TTTGGTGAGATTTTTCCCGTTGGATTCCCAGGACGAGGAGAGCGTGGGCGATCTTCTGCTGCAAATTGACAGTATTTTGCAGTATGGCGAGGATGCCGACGTGAACGTAAAGGACTTTGATGAGCCGGAGGAAGCGGATCCGgatatataa
- the LOC119559944 gene encoding centromere protein J yields the protein MQEPDESPIGMAFNQEAIAQRLAALTRWQDEQKRLLQERQTNQRVLLGLEQRNMYKMLGLLHQEAESKENSVLEESQWDDDHSIQMPRLAADRDEHELEIPLSSPQPAKPKRPFLRRGEGLKQRFKINPDQLRLENLPRYKYANAHPQFRTPQLKKGILKKRKSPPAHAPAPTAAPVPANKLPAQLDLNEQRFQQMLINSKNVCNSTPDLKSSYASSTTASSISPRVRFVEQKNRAGQTTQADDEASSEASPMTGVCWAKVLDTQSIKPAQIQRRSAQIRVEDDSNVSIFELLEQKATEGNFDMNSSCIRTFMARKDQRHGTADDSDHIVVTQQVRQMRLQPHVDQVRIQELEEEDEEDEQQSSDQTLTATPIQVGKTQVRVRFSDSNDTNEYSDATTLNDGSNIQLFEQFKSALFQALEQKKKSSPSQHPEEPLTQELQEKANLVKTRLEELEAEIAHFKAQNAQLLRLKQQHELDQAKCKQDHMEAMERVHDEKIQAEIYLHDERMKIEEERRKFEQQMRLQKSNANTKEKKEIAALKQELEGLQLQLKQKEQTHVSAQARLRAQLRASEKEQRNYRDEIELLSRENKRLEQELVKISRESNSKMLQEINRNIARLAPKVLPSASTSQILDENGRRAQSLDGTAGKPGKQREPPNRRQSSGSAQVRSRSRSLGRNKKKPEALDESYASSSSGDGEEVVAPVTAAKVDTPPAANSSSDFKREIMNADGSKDIWYPNGNLKKISADGMTIRMLYFNKDIKETDIREGTVKYYYAETNTWHTSYLDGLEILEFPNGQTEHRRKDGTIEIHFPNNSIKVVDPSDAEKLEEWRYADGTHLVQLRNGDKILNLPNGQKEIHTKLNKRREYPDGTVKLVYPDGSQETRYSNGRVRLKDKDGKLIMDTDYAKY from the exons ATGCAGGAGCCCGACGAAAGTCCCATTGGAATGGCCTTCAACCAGGAGGCCATCGCTCAGCGCCTGGCGGCTTTAACTCGCTGGCAGGACGAGCAGAAGAGACTGCTGCAGGAGCGTCAGACCAATCAGCGCGTTTTGCTCGGCTTAGAACAGCGCAATATGTACAAAATGCTGGGTTTGCTCCATCAGGAGGCGGAAAGCAAGGAGAACAGTGTGCTGGAGGAGTCGCAGTGGGACGATGATCACTCCATACAAATGCCGCGGCTAGCGGCTGATCGGGACGAACATGAGCTGGAGATTCCTTTGAGCAGTCCGCAGCCAGCCAAGCCCAAGCGTCCTTTTCTGCGTCGCGGCGAAGGTCTTAAGCAGCGCTTCAAGATCAATCCCGACCAGCTGCGCTTGGAGAACCTGCCGCGATACAAGTACGCCAATGCCCACCCCCAGTTCCGCACGCCCCAGCTGAAGAAGGGCATCCTCAAGAAGCGCAAGTCACCGCCTGCTCACGCTCCTGCTCCAACTGCCGCCCCTGTTCCAGCGAACAAACTTCCAGCTCAACTCGATCTCAACGAGCAGCGTTTCCAGCAGATGCTAATCAACTCCAAGAATGTCTGCAACTCCACGCCAGATCTCAAGTCTTCCTACGCATCCTCCACCACAGCCTCCAGCATTTCGCCAAGAGTTCGATTCGTGGAGCAGAAGAACAGAGCCGGGCAGACCACTCAAGCCGATGATGAAGCCTCCTCGGAGGCCAGTCCTATGACAGGAGTTTGCTGGGCCAAGGTGTTGGACACACAAAGCATAAAGCCAGCTCAAATCCAAAGACGCTCAGCTCAAATCCGAGTGGAAGATGACAGCAATGTCAGCATATTCGAGCTTCTTGAGCAGAAAGCCACTGAAGGGAACTTTGATATGAACTCCAGCTGCATTCGTACCTTTATGGCACGCAAGGATCAGCGCCATGGCACTGCTGATGACTCCGATCATATTGTCGTCACACAGCAAGTGCGTCAGATGCGTTTGCAGCCACATGTAGACCAAGTGCGGATCCAGGAATTGGAGGAGGAAGATGAAGAGGACGAACAGCAGTCCAGTGACCAGACCCTAACAGCGACACCCATTCAGGTGGGGAAAACCCAAGTGCGAGTGCGCTTCTCCGACTCCAATGACACCAACGAATACTCCGATGCAACCACCCTCAACGATGGCTCCAATATTCAGCTCTTCGAACAGTTCAAGTCCGCTCTCTTCCAGGCTTTGGAGCAGAAGAAGAAGTCAAGTCCCAGTCAGCACCCAGAGGAACCTCTCACCCAAGAGCTTCAGGAGAAGGCTAATTTAGTTAAGACTCGTCTTGAGGAACTTGAGGCCGAGATCGCACACTTCAAGGCGCAGAACGCCCAGCTCCTTCGCCTCAAGCAGCAACACGAGTTAGATCAGGCCAAGTGCAAACAGGACCACATGGAGGCCATGGAACGCGTCCACGACGAAAAGATCCAAGCGGAGATTTACCTGCATGACGAACGCATGAAGATCGAGGAGGAGCGCCGCAAGTTCGAGCAGCAGATGCGGCTTCAAAAGAGCAATGCAAACACTAAGGAAAAGAAGGAAATAGCCGCCTTGAAGCAGGAGTTAGAGGGACTGCAGCTGCAGCTCAAGCAGAAGGAGCAGACCCACGTCTCCGCACAGGCCCGGCTCCGAGCTCAACTGCGGGCCAGTGAGAAGGAGCAGCGCAATTACCGGGACGAGATCGAGCTGCTTAGCAGAGAAAACAAGCGCTTGGAGCAGGAGCTGGTCAAAATTAGTCGCGAGAGTAACAGCAAAATGCTGCAGGAGATCAACCGAAACATTGCTAGACTGGCACCCAAGGTG TTGCCATCTGCCTCCACGTCGCAAATCCTTGATGAGAACGGCCGCCGTGCTCAGTCCTTGGATGGCACGGCTGGTAAGCCTGGCAAGCAGCGAGAACCGCCAAATCGTCGCCAGAGCAGCGGTAGTGCCCAAGTGAGAAGTCGCAGTCGCTCCCTGGGcagaaacaagaaaaaaccagAGGCTTTGGATGAGAGTTACGCCTCCAGTAGCTCTGGAGACGGGGAAGAAGTTGTGGCACCAGTGACGGCTGCCAAAGTCGATACCCCGCCGGCTGCCAACTCTAGCAGCGACTTTAAGCGGGAGATTATGAATGCAGATGGAAGCAAGGACATTTGGTACCCCAATGGCAATCTAAAGAAGATAAGCGCAGATGGCATGACCATTCGCATGCTGTACTTCAATAAAGACATTAAGGAGACTGACATCAGGGAGGGCACAGTGAAGTATTATTACGCCGAGACCAACACCTGGCACACCTCCTACCTTGATGGCTTGGAAATACTCGAGTTTCCCAATGGACAGACTGAGCATCGCCGCAAAGATGGCACCATCGAGATCCACTTTCCCAACAACAGCATTAAGGTGGTTGATCCCAGCGATGCAGAGAAACTGGAGGAGTGGCGCTATGCGGATGGAACTCACCTAGTGCAGCTCCGGAACGGGGACAAGATTCTGAATCTACCCAACGGCCAAAAGGAGATTCATACAAAACTGAACAAGCGAAGGGAGTATCCAGACGGCACTGTTAAGCTGGTCTACCCGGATGGCAGCCAAGAGACTCGCTACTCCAACGGCCGCGTTCGATTAAAGGACAAGGATGGAAAGCTCATCATGGACACAGACTACGCAAAGTATTAG
- the LOC119560166 gene encoding uncharacterized protein LOC119560166, whose product MASSPKKEHFEELVESMAVEEVERILALSRSVENTLQDSEACKLLRCFMESANKSLQCLDIHEKCAEFLAEKHPTYDSFVLDILARLGLAPHLKQSLAYRLENSDSISISLCLKNIMRSCRDEIEEFFTDYEDSITKKLTNLKLGPQK is encoded by the exons ATGGCCTCCAGTCCAAAAAAG GAACATTTTGAGGAGCTAGTAGAGAGCATGGCCGTAGAGGAGGTGGAAAGGATCCTCGCACTGTCGAGGAGCGTTGAAAACACTCTGCAGGACTCAGAGGCCTGTAAGCTGCTACGGTGCTTCATGGAAAGCGCCAACAAATCCTTGCAGTGTCTGGACATTCATGAGAAATGCGCCGAGTTCCTAGCGGAGAAACACCCCACATACGATTCCTTCGTGTTGGACATTCTGGCCCGTTTGGGACTTGCGCCCCACCTGAAGCAGAGTCTAGCGTATCGATTGGAGAATAGTGATTCGATTTCAATTAGCCTCTGTCTTAAAAACATCATGCGAAGTTGTCGCGACGAGATAGAGGAATTCTTCACCGATTATGAAGACTCTATTACAAAAAAGCTAACAAATCTAAAGCTGGGACCACagaaataa